ACCCTAATTTGGTTCAATCTTTTGCATCAACAAACAAGCACCAAAACACCTTCTAAAAACAATTGGCAAAACGCAATTGTTTTCCTCACAGGAATCAGCGACTACAAAGCCACCAACCTACAACCAGAACAAATAAACTTCATCCAAAATATTAGCAAACACTTTCCCGCCGACATAGCGATCGCCGAACCTTTTCCCTATGAAAAAATTACCGCCCAAAAATATTTACCTCTTGACATTTGGGACAAAATCCGTTACAAATCGCCACCATTATTAGTAATTTCCTTACACAACTTCTGGCAAACAATTTTCAGCGCCTGGTTTCCCAAAACTCATGGTAAAATAGTCGCCAAATGTCTAATTAATCGTTTAGGCATTCCCGAAACCACCCACAGTAACTTAATCTTTATTTGTGGAAGTGTCGGCGCAAATATCGCCTTAACAGCCACACCAATATTAACCGAAAACTGGCAAATTAGGGTCTCAATTATTTCCTACGGAGGCGTTTTTGGTTCAACATCAGCCTTTGACAGCATAGACCATTTTTATCACCTAGTAGGAAAGCAAGACAACTGGACAAAAATAGGTAAAATTTTATTTCCCCAACGGCTACTATCCAGAGGTGGAATTGCCAAAGCCAGACAAGAAAATCGCTATAGCATCCATTATACTGGAGAGCATACCCACATGGGATACCTCAGCGAGATCCAAGTCAACCCGACTCAACTAACCTACCAAGACTTAACCCTCAAAACAGTTATTCAACTACCAATTTGGGAAAAATTATCATCACAGTTATGAAAGTTCTCGTCACTGGTGGAACCGGATTTTTAGGTAAACGACTAGCTAGCAAATTAAAGCAGCTAAACTATGAAGTTACTGTCTTAGGAAGAAACACGATTATTGGCAAACAACTTGCTAGCGAAGGGTTAAATTTTATCCCAGTTGACTTGCAAAACCCCCAAGCTACAATTGCCGCTTGTCAGAAACAAGATTACATCTTCCATTGTGCAGCATTATCCTCACCTTGGGGAAAATATCAAGACTTTTATAACGCCAACGTTATCGGAACCAAAAATATAATCCAAGCTTGTCAAACTCATCAAGTAAAAAGATTAATTCACATTTCCACCACTGCCGTTTACTTTGATTTTACCCATCGTTTCAACATCAAAGAAAACTCGCCCTTACCTAGCAAACCAGCTAACCACTACGCCAAAACCAAACTACTAGCTGAAACCGAAATTAACCAAGCCACCAAACAAGGACTTCCAGCAATTATAATCCGACCTCGCGGCATATTTGGACCCGGAGATACAGCAATTTTACCTCGATTAATTCGTACCAGTCAAAGCTTTGGTATACCTTTCATTAACGATGGTCAAGCTTGTATCGATATTACTTATATTGACAATGTAGTCGATGCCTTACTTCTATGTAAAGATGCCCCCGATAAAGCACTAGGTAAAATTTTTAATATTAGTAATGACGAACCGATGAAATTAGCAAAAATTTTAACAATGTTGTTTGCTACACTTGACTCTCCCTTGAAAACTAAACGTTTTTCTTATCCTACAGCCTACGGGTTAGCAACTATTCTGGAAAATTTCGGTAA
The Oscillatoria salina IIICB1 DNA segment above includes these coding regions:
- a CDS encoding NAD-dependent epimerase/dehydratase family protein, which gives rise to MKVLVTGGTGFLGKRLASKLKQLNYEVTVLGRNTIIGKQLASEGLNFIPVDLQNPQATIAACQKQDYIFHCAALSSPWGKYQDFYNANVIGTKNIIQACQTHQVKRLIHISTTAVYFDFTHRFNIKENSPLPSKPANHYAKTKLLAETEINQATKQGLPAIIIRPRGIFGPGDTAILPRLIRTSQSFGIPFINDGQACIDITYIDNVVDALLLCKDAPDKALGKIFNISNDEPMKLAKILTMLFATLDSPLKTKRFSYPTAYGLATILENFGKIMGKEPLLTRYTVGLLAFSQTLDISAAKEELGYQPSISIEEGLNRFVSFYTTI